In Phragmites australis chromosome 18, lpPhrAust1.1, whole genome shotgun sequence, the genomic window AACGATTTTTGATGATTTTTCGAAACCGGGGGCAGATCGATCCTTTTAAAAGGTAACTTGCAGAAGGAGAACAAAGAGCCCGCGAGACAGAGGTAAgaggaatttttttaagagaatttctgaaatatatctttttttattgtacaagtcatatttttgttttattttttaaactagATGATAGCATCGTTTACATTgcataatttttaaattttttcacagctattttgataattttttgaattttgagataagTGAAACGCaacattattttatttttaaatctatCGTTCGTCCGAGGGCAATCATACTTGacgttttttatttaaaaaaaaaatcgagatAAGAGCGGCAAGCCACCCACTGACCGGGCTCAACTCCAACTTTATCTCGGTAATTGCTGTCACTGTCGCACTCCGCACCCCCTCCTCAAACGCGGGACACGTCTCCCTCCCTGCCTCTGCCTCTCCGGACGGACGGACGCGGGGAAGAACAAACAGCTCGACTCCGCCGCGGCCGCCCGGTTCCCCGCGTCCGAAAGCCTCGATCTCGCAAGCTGAGGCCCCGGCCTGCCTGAGGTACCGTCGTACGGAGCGTCATCGCCCCAGATTCCCCGCCGTTTCCTTCTTTATTTTAGCTGGGcgatttctttccttttattttcttggcgCGGATCCCAGAATCGGGAATTCGTCTTGCTTCTCGGCCTCTCTTCCAAGCTTTAATATGTGCGTGGTTCGCGAGAATAGAGACGATGGATCGGTGCCGCtggttcttgcttttttttcccCCCTTCCCCGCCCTAGATTTGGTTTGTGTGCAGCTTATCCGTTCACGCGCAGATTGGGCGCTCGCTTGTGGTTGCGAGGGCAGTTTCGTAGCATGGATTCGGACGATTCAAGTGCCGGATAGAGTGATGTGATGCGACCTAGGAACCGTTTTCATATCATTTCCATGTTCACTCTTTGAATCAAATGGATTTGGGGGGTTACGGGCCACGGAGATTGTCTGATTTCCATTGCTTGTAATTTGCATTGCCCCTGGTTAAGACGGAAGGGAATGCTTGATTAGTCGATGAGAGCCGATACTTTCATTGTCACTTGTCGAGTTCGTGTCCGTAGCGCCAATCCTGGAGGCGTTTCCTGCTAAGCTTTACTTGGATGGTTTGATCTGCACTCATGCTGTGAGTTGTCTTGATAAGCTGAATCAGATTTATCTTTGTTTTGGAATACCTTGCTTTTGGTCGAATAGTTGGGTGTTAGTAAGCACCAGTACTTCTGCTAAAGTGAAACGGACTGCTTGCAAAAGCATTTGCAGCTGCAAGCCTGTGGGGTGAATCAATTGATAAGGGGCACACAACATACCCTTTTGCTACAGATTTTTGGGAACGGGCTCAGAAAATGATTCTGTGCTCGGCTGTTGCAGGTGCGAGAGAGACTTGGTCCCTTTTTATTGTTTGCAGACGATAAATTAGTAAGTCTTATAATGCACATGCATAATCTTGATCGTTTTTACATAGCTCGCAGTTTTACATTTCTTTTGCTGATTGCATGCTACTGCTATGTATAAGATTTATTTCCCTAATTGGCCTTTTCTTGACATTAAACAGGTTTAGTGTCAACATTTCTATTACTTTTTCTTTGGATGATTCCTAAGCACACGTTGATTTTGAAGGGAGGAAGTTGTTACAGAACATCAATAAAGTGATGAGGATTGGAACTATAAATGGATTGCGGTGCAAGCAGCTTAAACTTGTCATTCTTGCTTTCTTCATGTTGTTTCTTCTTTGGAAATGGGAGCGAGTCACATACTACCATACTGAAATCCTCCAACCAGATTCATTGGTTTTGACTCATCCAGGTCATCTTAAGCATACATAAATATTTTCTTAAATTTCTTTATATCTCACCAATCTTTATTCACATTTTATTTTATACTTTTGTAGCTAACTCAAAGTTTGTAGATCAGCATACATCCTCTGAAGAAGACTTTCCAAGTACAGATCCATTGCCACAGTCAGTAGTTAAAGTAGAAAAGCAAGTTACTAGTGCACCACCACCATTGTCTACCATAGGCTATTCTGTTGATGTTTCTGATGACAAAGAAGAACCACGCTCTGAGAAAAAAGGTAATTACTCATCTTATATGACTGCCGGTGAAACCATGAACTATTTCTGTGAGCATGCAAATATGCTTGCTTTCTCCATTGACGTGTTCCTACTACTGTTTGTGTACATTACTCCAGAGATGGTTTTCTGTTCAGTCGCCTTGTACATTAGTTAGGACACAGGTTGTCCAGCTCTAGACTTCTCTCTGATGTTTGCTTCATCTATGTTACAGAATGTAACTACAGGAATGGGAAGTGGGTTTCTGACAACCGCAGACCATTATACTCTGGTTTTGGTTGTAAACAATGGCTTTCAGAGAGCTGGGCTTGCAGATTAACCCAGCGCACAGATTTTGCTTATGAAAAATTTAGATGGCAGCCTGAAGCTTGTGAGATGCCAGAGTTTGAGGCTTCTAAGTTCTTGAGGAGGTACATGGCCGTAGCCAGTCCAAGACGAATTTGGAGATGGCATATAGTGCACTTTTTGGCCTCATAATAAACCGTTGAGTCAATAGGTAAATACTAATTTGAACATATTTCAGAATGCAGGATAAAACCATTGCTTATGTGGGCGATTCTTTAGGGAGGCAGATGTTTCAATCAATGATGTGTATGGTCACTGGTGGAAAGGAGAGGCCAGATGTGGAAGATGTCGGTGCAGAATATGGCTTTGTGTTGGCACGAGGTGCAAAAAGACCAGATGGCTGGGCCTATCGGTTCCTGAGCACTAATACAACCATTTTATACCATTGGTCGTCAACACTCTGTGATTTGGAGCCTCTGAATCCATCAGATCCAAGAACAAGTTACGCTATGCACCTTGACCGTCCACCTGCTTTTGTGAAGAATAACCTTCACAGATTCCATGTTGTGGTTCTTAACACTGGCCACCACTGGAACCGAGGGAAGCTAAGGGCGAATAAGTGGGAGATGTATCTTGGTGGGGCACCAAACAACAACAGGAACACTGCTGTCATCTGGAAGGCTAAAAATTTCACTATCCACAGTGTTGTCAATTGGTTGGATGCCCAACTTCCTCAGCACCCCCAGCTGAAGGTGTTCTATAGATCAATATCGCCTCGGCACTTTTTCAATGGGGAATGGAACACTGGCGGGCGCTGTGACAATACAAATCCTCTGGCTAAGGGAAGTGGCGTTCACTTGAACCATTCTGAAGACGCTGATGCTGAGGGTGCGGTGAGGGGAACCGGAATCATGCTACTGGATGTCACTGCCCTGTCGCGTTTGAGGGATGAAGGGCATATATCAGGGTATAGTATCAAAGCCACGCAAGGGGTCCAAGATTGTTTGCACTGGTGCCTTCCTGGTGTACCGGATACGTGGAATGAGATCCTTGCAGCCCAATTATAGCCTGTAGTCAAATGAGAGAAGAGCTGGTGGCAGAACAAGTTAGTTCAACCTTACATACGGCGATTATGTTACTTTGTTAGCCTTTACTGCAGAGGTGTTATGCTGCTGAGAGGAAAAACTAAGCAGCATTAGATTCTTTCGGAAGGTTGCTTTCTTGTAGCTATATAAGCTTCTTTTTGTTGTGTGACATGTTGTATTTTATTTGCTGTGTATGTTCATTGTTGTTTGGATTGACTGTAATCACCAAGAAATTCGTTGTTGATCTATGTGGTGACTGAGATACAAGCCTGGGATCTCTACTATGACCTATGTGGTGACTGAGATACAAGTCGTTAATCTaatctactcaagtattttgcagtcaaaggctcaaagtCCCAGGGATTCTTTCACATGCAAAAGTAGTAGTATAAAGCACGATAGAACCTGTTAAACACGAGCACCGATCTTGTAACTACGATAAGTAACGAACCTAATCTAATATATTGTATTGCTGGTACACTAGGATCGATGCACAGATCATGCTTTGCCCCCATTACCCCAGGAACTTATCAGCCACGCTATCAGGTGACGGCAAATGAACTACTCGTAGCTCCGCAAAATCACATGCCCAGCGATGCGCTTTCCGTGCCCGGTCAGTAGAGGGTGTTATCGACCACCACGCTCGTCGGAGTTGGGATTCTAGCGTCCAGCAGCTCTTTATTAAAGATCTATTtagtagagttttttttatgatgaGTGGTTTTACAAAGAAAGTGTTTTTTATTGAAAGtaattctttaaaataaaatatacagGAGAACTAATTATGTGTATGAAGTGAATCAGAGGAACCTACTTTTTTAAGTAGCTCTCTAGTTtcaagtttattttaaaaaatcgttTTTACGGATTTCACTTAGAGAGTGAGTTAAAAACTGCTATTTGAAAGAATCTCTTGATTCCAACGAGAGAACTACTCTAAAAACTCTGCCAAAACAACAACGTCTTTAGGATAAGttttttaaagaaaagaaagaaaataagcagCACGAGACGGCTCGGCGAGCATCCGGTGTGTATTTGACTGTGGCGCGTACGTGCGTTTCCAACTTTCCATGCGATCATGGGGGTATCGGACGCTGCGAGGCACAGATCCTGGGAGCAATCCAGCGACGTCCAGAGCGTGCACTGTCACTGTGTGCTGCAGCCTCTAGAACGATTTGACAGGTAAATGTTGCCATGCTACTGATTTGTATTTGTGTGTACTAGATTGTTTCTAGAAAGGTAGAGGAAATCATTTTGCTCGTTAAGCGCCCACCCGACGTGTGACGTATGGGTAAGGCGGGTACAGACGGAGACAAATAAGTCTTGGCTGATTAACCAGCTCAACCAATTTTTTATAGGTTTACCGGCTAGATCCTTGTCATAGTCTCATAGATCATATCAGCCAGATGACGGGGACGCATGGACGGATCTAACTAGGTTCAAGCATGGCCTTCAGCAGGCCGTATTTTTTTAGTTCTAACCGGTGTGATTAAATTTATCCTACATCTTCTTAAGTACCATCCTCCAGTCGTAAGAAGTATTTTGTGTCAGGGTCAAACTTCTTAAGTTTTGACTGATAATCTGTTAAATTATAATATTTagtatataaattttgtttcagtaaatttgtatttcaaagtatttttaatatgatattgattttatagtaattgacatatattataagagaaataaatagtcaaaacttatttttaataatttagaaaaaacaaaatacatattATATTCTTAAACGGATGGAGTATAACTTAATTTGATGCATCTCCGTTTCAACACCACTTTATTGCTGGCGATTATTTGTTTCACGCTAGTCTAGCGAAATTTTTATATGTCATTTCAGGTTTACGTATAATTTGTAACATCTCAAAAAAGGTTCATTGGTAATGTTTAAAATTTctgatatttttatttgagatccgTTGCGATGTAGGGGCCTCCGACTAGTTTCAATTGCTATTCGATTGCATTTCTCTACAAAGCTTTTCTGGACGAACTAAAAGCAACGATGTGATAATCGATAGTCACGTGTAAGCATGAGGTTTCACCGAGTTATTCTGTGATTTTCTGTAAATATTTACGTTGTTGGATCATTGTCTACTCTAGTGAATATGATCTAATTTGTCTACGACGACGGTGATGGCAGCTTTTTTATGTTTTGAATCATAAAAGCATCTCTAGTAGCTTTGTCATCCAGCTTGTCATCGTTATATTTTCCCATTGTTTGAGAAaacgcatctcaaccagaatAGCCAATAGCGTCATTATACCTGTTGAGTCACCATCACACGAGAGAGGGTCACCAAATTTAGCTAGTGTGTGTGCCTCGCTATTCCAACCTCAAGTACCTTGTCTTCGTTCCTCTGTTCCCGCCTCTATTCCTTCGTTCCCGCTTGGCGTCCCTGGCCTCCCCTCCTCCAACTTCACTACAGCTTCCAATCCTATCGCCGCGCGCCCTCAATGGTTGCCTCTACCTCCGGTGTTGCAGCGCAGTCGGCCCCGCCGCCGTGGGGACTTGGTGGTGCGGCTGGGGAGGCCCGAGGTGGCACATGGGCACGCCTCGGCAGTGGCAGCATGCAGAGGCAGAGGAGGGGAGCACGAGGAGGGGCaggcggaggagggaggcgTGGTGGGTCATCGTGAAATCAGAGGCGGGGTGGTGGCGGAAGAGGAATGTGGCAGGCATGCAGCTGTCGTTCGAGCTTGTCTCGGCTAAACACGTAATGATTTGTGCTGCTACTGATATGCTTGATTGGTTGTATTCTTGATTTTTAGGCCAAATTTCATCAGTGGAGCTACTACTCTGTGCTGTTGCTGCTTGAATGCTTGATTGCTTCATTCTTGTTCATGTATGCTGCTCTGTGCTGCTACTGCTTGCTTAATTGCTTTAGTTTTTACGGTGCACTGAAGTCGTATGATGAAATACCACTTAAGAAACACCCGTTGTAAAAATTTAAccattgtaaaaaaaatagcCGCTCCAAAAAATTAGCCGTTACTAATAAAATATTGGTAGATATGATATAAAAAGTCAGTTTAGCTAGTCTATTAGAGTTAGTAGAAATATGAAGAGAAGATTTTTTGGAATAGATAGTGATAGAGATATCGATAGTG contains:
- the LOC133898848 gene encoding protein trichome birefringence-like 16 isoform X1 gives rise to the protein MILCSAVAGRKLLQNINKVMRIGTINGLRCKQLKLVILAFFMLFLLWKWERVTYYHTEILQPDSLVLTHPANSKFVDQHTSSEEDFPSTDPLPQSVVKVEKQVTSAPPPLSTIGYSVDVSDDKEEPRSEKKECNYRNGKWVSDNRRPLYSGFGCKQWLSESWACRLTQRTDFAYEKFRWQPEACEMPEFEASKFLRRMQDKTIAYVGDSLGRQMFQSMMCMVTGGKERPDVEDVGAEYGFVLARGAKRPDGWAYRFLSTNTTILYHWSSTLCDLEPLNPSDPRTSYAMHLDRPPAFVKNNLHRFHVVVLNTGHHWNRGKLRANKWEMYLGGAPNNNRNTAVIWKAKNFTIHSVVNWLDAQLPQHPQLKVFYRSISPRHFFNGEWNTGGRCDNTNPLAKGSGVHLNHSEDADAEGAVRGTGIMLLDVTALSRLRDEGHISGYSIKATQGVQDCLHWCLPGVPDTWNEILAAQL
- the LOC133898848 gene encoding protein trichome birefringence-like 16 isoform X2; translated protein: MRIGTINGLRCKQLKLVILAFFMLFLLWKWERVTYYHTEILQPDSLVLTHPANSKFVDQHTSSEEDFPSTDPLPQSVVKVEKQVTSAPPPLSTIGYSVDVSDDKEEPRSEKKECNYRNGKWVSDNRRPLYSGFGCKQWLSESWACRLTQRTDFAYEKFRWQPEACEMPEFEASKFLRRMQDKTIAYVGDSLGRQMFQSMMCMVTGGKERPDVEDVGAEYGFVLARGAKRPDGWAYRFLSTNTTILYHWSSTLCDLEPLNPSDPRTSYAMHLDRPPAFVKNNLHRFHVVVLNTGHHWNRGKLRANKWEMYLGGAPNNNRNTAVIWKAKNFTIHSVVNWLDAQLPQHPQLKVFYRSISPRHFFNGEWNTGGRCDNTNPLAKGSGVHLNHSEDADAEGAVRGTGIMLLDVTALSRLRDEGHISGYSIKATQGVQDCLHWCLPGVPDTWNEILAAQL